The Chryseolinea soli nucleotide sequence TCTAGCACGTCTGCCATATACTTTTATAGAATAGTTATAGTGATGTTGCACGATGCAACACTGATTTTACGGCGAAAGGTTCGAAAATAGTAAAAGACTCCAACACTTGCGAATCACCCCGACGGCCGAAACCTAAAGGCGGCAAAACAAAAAAGTCTCCCGTGGAAAGGAGACTTTTTATATAAACCCAAAAAGTGAAACGTAGTGCTTACTTGGATTGCGCCGTCGAGGTACAGATTTCGTCAACAAAATCGCGCCATTGCAACGACGTGGGCGTGCCGTACTCGAACAGCTTGGTCAGGTCGTCCATTACCGTGAGCGGCAATTGGAAGGCCACCAGAATACCTTTGATGTAGGTGATCTCGTTTTCGTTTACTTGACGGTTGGCATACACCAACTCCATCAGGTCGAACAACATGTTCATGCGGTTGGCCACCGATTCGGGCAAGAACACGTCGTGTTTGGTGGTATCTTGTAAGAGCTCGTCGATCTGCCAAGCTTTCAACCCACGACGCAGCCCAATGCGGGTGATCAGTGCCTTCTCCTCCGCTTCCAGCGAGCCATCGGCCGAAGCAAGCACGATAAGGTTCCTCAGGTAGTTGCGTTTAAAGCTGGAACGCTGATGTTCAAAAAAGCTGGTCATGGTATTTGTTAGTTTTCTGTTGTTTCCTGACATATAATGAAAAATCATTCCAAACCCTCTTCAATTCGGGAGACTTCATAAAACGGCCAAAATGAGGTGTTTTAGCGGTTTTCTGCGCGTTACCCATGCGATTCAAAGAGAAACAAAGTCCCACAAAAGGCACATTGTTTCCAAAATGGGAATGTAATAACTTTTCTTTTTTACGCTCGTTTCCCCCAGATATGCTCCTCCACCAGTTTCCGGATCTGGCCTGGCTGAAAGTACAAGCCGAAAAAAACTTTGCCGACCGGCAGGGTTGGGGTGGTCGCGAGCTGCCGCACGAAGGATGGCCCAATGTCGCCCTCCAGGTTTCGGCTACGGAAACCTGTCGCGACAATATCCGGGGGCCGCTGTCGCTTTTTATGAACCTGTCCGGCGAAAGCGTCGTCACCGCGGGCAAGCGACGGGTGGTTGTTCCGGAGGATTTCTTTTTCGTTACCAATCCGGACCAATACTATACGCTGGAGATCGAACGCCGCCAGGCCGCAGAAACATTCAACATCCATTTTGGTGATTATTTTGCCGATCAGGTCTTCCACGCCTTCTCCCCTTCCGAAGCACACCTCCTCGACCATCCCTTTGAATGCCCGCACGAGCGACTGGAATTTCACAACCGTCTCCATCATCGCAGTCCCGAATTGAATCGCATCGTTGCCGAGATCAGTCAGGCGCCTGAATTGCCATCCCTATGGCTGGAAGAAAAATTGACGGACGTGGTTTATCTTTTATTAAGCGAAGAAAAAAAACTCCTCTCCCTTCGCGCCGGCCTGCCGGTGCTAAAGTCTTCCACCCGCGCCGAGATCTTGCGCAGGCTTCTTCAGGTGACCGACTACATCCATACGCATCTTGACAAGGACATTTCGCTGGAGCAATTGTCGCGCATCGCCTGTCTTTCTAAATTTCATTTTTTGCGTTTGTTCAAGGTGGCTTTCCAGGCCACGCCCTATCAGTTCATCAACACCGAGCGCATCCGCAGGGCGAAAAAAATGATGCAGCACACGACGTTGGAGGTGCAGGAGGTGGCCAAGACGTTGGGATATGAAAATGCCAGTGCGTTTAGCCGGATGTTCTTCCGGCAAGTAGGTATGTATCCCTCACAACTGCGGGGTTGAAGATCACCACAGCGCTTGAGATTATTCTCCGGGCTGAGAACTCGCTTCGGTCTTGGGTATGTCTTGTCTGCGCGTGCCTCCGTATAGTTCATATTCCAGCAGGCGGCAGTCGATCTTCGCGGTAAAAAATTCGATACGCCGCGAGGCTTTCAATCCTATCTTCTTGGCCAAATCCAGGTTGCCCGTAAAAATATAGCCGAGATACCCCTGGCATTTCTTTTTCATGAAATCGCCCACGCGCGAGTAGGTGCCTTCCAATTCAGAGATCTCGCCAAGACGCTCACCGTATTCCGGGTTGAAATAAACCACGCCGGGTTTTTCGGGTAGCGTCGTTTCTTCGAAATCACATTGCTGGAATTGGATCAGCGAATCTACTCCGGCAATCTCGGCGTTCACTTTGGAGATCGTCGCAGCATCCAGGCTAATGTCGGATGCCACAATGGTAAGCCCCGGCACTTCGATGACCTGGTTTTGGATGATCTCCAATTCTTTTTGATACATGTCGTCGTTGTAGCCCAGCACATGCATGAACGCATAGTGGTCGCGATACAAACCCGGGGCGCGTTTCGTAGCCAAAAGCGCTGCTTCTATGGCCACCGTTCCGGAGCCACACATGGGATTGATAAACGGCGACACACGGTCCCACTTGGTGGCCATCACCGTGGCGGCCGCGAGGGCTT carries:
- a CDS encoding AraC family transcriptional regulator, producing MLLHQFPDLAWLKVQAEKNFADRQGWGGRELPHEGWPNVALQVSATETCRDNIRGPLSLFMNLSGESVVTAGKRRVVVPEDFFFVTNPDQYYTLEIERRQAAETFNIHFGDYFADQVFHAFSPSEAHLLDHPFECPHERLEFHNRLHHRSPELNRIVAEISQAPELPSLWLEEKLTDVVYLLLSEEKKLLSLRAGLPVLKSSTRAEILRRLLQVTDYIHTHLDKDISLEQLSRIACLSKFHFLRLFKVAFQATPYQFINTERIRRAKKMMQHTTLEVQEVAKTLGYENASAFSRMFFRQVGMYPSQLRG
- a CDS encoding THUMP domain-containing class I SAM-dependent RNA methyltransferase, whose translation is MNIFTTPRRIIVTCNKRLSPYLEREVVDLGFVPVRTFSTGVELEGTVKDCIRLNLNLRCASQVHYALKEFKVNHPDVLYRVLNGLPWETILAKDGYFSVTSNVDHPTVNNNMFVNVKVKDAIVDRMRSETGQRPDSGNELTGAVIHLYWKDDRAEVFIDTSGETLAKHGYRKIPGKAPMLEALAAATVMATKWDRVSPFINPMCGSGTVAIEAALLATKRAPGLYRDHYAFMHVLGYNDDMYQKELEIIQNQVIEVPGLTIVASDISLDAATISKVNAEIAGVDSLIQFQQCDFEETTLPEKPGVVYFNPEYGERLGEISELEGTYSRVGDFMKKKCQGYLGYIFTGNLDLAKKIGLKASRRIEFFTAKIDCRLLEYELYGGTRRQDIPKTEASSQPGE